The Sphingopyxis sp. CCNWLW2 genome contains the following window.
GCCTTCTCGCCCGGCGTCTATCTCCAGCCGCGTTACGGGCAGGAGGTCCGCCTGTCGGTTCGCGGCTCGGGCCTCTCGCGCGGCTTCCACATGCGCGGGCTCACGCTGTTGCAGGACGGGGTGCCGATCAACCTCGCCGACGACAATGGCGATTTCCAGGAACTCGAGCCGATCTTCTTCGACCATCTCGAAGTCTATCGTGGCGCCAATGCGCTCCGCTTCGGGTCGGGTACGCTGGGCGGTGCAATCAACGGCGTGACCCCGACGGGGCGCACCGCGCAGGGGATTTACCTTCGCGGCGACGTCGGCAGCTTCGACAGCGCGCGCGGGCTGATTTCGGCGGGTGTAGCGAGCGACCGCGTCGATGCGTGGGGCGCGATCAGCGCCGATACGTCGGACGGCGACCGCGATCATGCCAAACGCCGCAGCCAGCGCTTTCAAGGCAATGTTGGAATGCGTTTCAGCGACGTGGTGAACACGCGCTTCTACGCCAGCGTCAATCATATCCGGCAGGAAATTCCCGGCGCACTGACGATGGCGGAGGCTCTGTCGACCCCGCGCAAGGCCAACGCTGGCGCGGTCGCGGGCGATCAGGCGCGCGACATCGACTCGCTGCGCCTCCAGAACCGCACAAGCTTCGATTGGGGCGCCTTCACGCTCGACGTCGGCGGCTTCGTCAACGCCAAGTCGCTCCACCACCCGATCTTCCAGCTCATCGACCAGAAGTCGGTCGATGTGGGCGGCTTCTTCCGCGCCGACTATGCGACTGGCCCGGTCGAGGTCACGCTGGGCGGCGAAATCCGCCGTGGCAGCACCGATGCGCGCCAGTTCGTCAACACCGGCGGACGGCGCGGCGCGCTGACCTTCGACGCCGACCAGAAAGCGCAGACCGCGACGCTCTATGGCGAAATCCGCGTGCGACCGGTCGAGGCGCTAACGTTGATTGCGGGCGGCGTTTACGCCGACGGCTGGCGCAAGCGGACCGTCAATTTTTCGAGCACCCCGGCGAACGACGGCCGGATCGACTTCGACGCCTTCTCGCCCAAATTCGGCCTGCTGTTCGAGCCCGCTGCCGATATCCAGTTCTTCGCCAACTACAGCCGCTCGGCCGAATTCCCCGGTTTCGGCGAAGTCTTCCAGACGATCGGCACCCCGCCGACGAGCACGGTGGTTTCGGATATCCGCCCGCAACGCGCCTGGACCGCCGAGGTCGGCACGCGCGGCAAGCTTGGCTTCGCGCGCTGGGATATCGCCGTCTACCGCTCGACGCTGAAGGGCGAATTGCTCCAGTTCACGACCAACGCCAACATTCCCGCGGCAACCTTCAACGCCGACCGCACGCTCCATCAGGGTGTGGAGGCAGGATTGGATCTGGCACCGGCAGACTGGCTACGGCTGCGGCAGGTCTATACCTACAACGACTTCCGTTTCCGGGGTGACGCGCAGTTCGGCGACAACCGCCTGCCGGTCGTTCCGAAACACGCCTATCGCGCCGAGCTGCGGATCGGCAGCGATGCGCTCCATATCGCGCCGAACCTCGAATGGGTTCCCGACGGTCCCTTTGCCGATTACCGCAATCAGGTCCGCACCCCCGGTTATGCGCTGATCGGCGTCAACGGCGGCGCGACGATCGCCGACGGAATCGACGCCTTTGTCGATGTCCGCAATATCACGGGCAAGAAGGCGATCGGCGATATCAGCGCGGCAATCACGGTAACGCCGACCTCGGCGATCTACTACCCGGTCGAGCGCCGCGCGGTCTCCGCGGGCATTCGCGCGCGCTTATAGGAGGGCAGGGGATGGCCGACAGCAACCGGGTTCCGCTCTATCGCACGATCTGGCGCTGGCATTTCTATGCCGGGCTGTTCGTCATCCCCTTCATCCTTCTCCTGTCGGCGACGGGCGCGGCCTATCTGTTCAAGCCCGAGCTCGACCGATGGGAGGAACGCGGGTGGCGCGGCCTGCCGGCGGCGGGCGCGGTCGACGCCGATGCGCAAGTTGCCGCCGCGCTCGCGGCCAATCCGGGTGCCAGCTTTCATTATTACCGCATCCCCGAGGTGACGGGGGATGCGGCGATCGTCCATATCGGCCTGCCGGGCGGCGCCATGCGCGACATCGCCGTTTCACCCCAAGGCAAGGTTATCGGCGCCGCCGACCCCGAGCAGCGCATCTCGGCGTGGCTCTCGCGCATCCACGGCACGCTGCTGATCGGTCGCATCGGCCGTCTGCTCGTCGAACTCGCCGCAAGCTGGGCGATCGTGATGATCCTGACCGGTCTCTATCTCTGGTGGCCGCGCGGACGAGGCGCGGCCGGCGTGCTCTGGCCGCGCATCTCGCTCGGCGGCCAGGCGGCGCTACGTGATCTCCACGCCGTCACCGGCTTCTGGGTGTCGGGCCTGGCGCTGATCCTGCTCTTCACCGCGTTGCCGTGGACCGAGGTATGGGCGAGCGGTTTTCGCACGCTACGTGCCGAAATGGGTTGGGTCTCCGGAGTGCAGGACTGGAAGGGCGGCGCCGACCCGCACGCAGCGCACGACCATCATGCGATAGCAAAGTCCGCGCCCGCCGGACCGCCTCCGCAAGCGCGTCTCGAATATATCGTGCTCCGCGCCCGCAGCGAACATATGCCCGCCCCCGCGATCATCCAGCCGCCGGGCGCACCCAATGCCTTCGGTCCGCCCAACGGCAATGTCTGGACGCTCACGACGCTCACGCAGAACCGTCCGCAGGTGCGCAAGGTGAGCTACGACCCCGAAACGAGCCTCGAGGTGTCGCGTAGCGGCTTTGCCGAGAAACACGCTATCGACCGCGCGGTCGGCTACGGCATTGCGTGGCATGAAGGGCAGCTCTTCGGCCTCGCCAACCAGTTGATCGGGGTCGCGACCGCGCTTGCGCTCTTCACCCTCGCGATCTCGGGGTTCCTGATGTGGCGGCGCCGGAAACCCGAAGATGCGCTTGGCGCGCCGCCGCAGCCACGCGACCCCGCAAAGCTCAGGGCCGTCGCCGCGCTGATCCTGATCCTCGCCGCGCTCCTCCCCATGCTCGCCGCCTCGTTGATCCTCCTCTGGATCGTCGAGCGATTAATCCTTCCGCGCCTTCCGCGGATCGCAGGCTGGCTCGGCGTTGCGGCGAAGGCCCCGGCGCGCCTATAGGTTGCGCATGACCCGCGCCCTCCACCTGCTGATCGCGTTCATCGCGCTCCTCCTCGCACCTACCGCCTTCGCGCAGGAACGCGGCCCGGTGGTGCTCGCGGCGGCAAGCCTGCAGGAATCGCTGACCGAAGCGGCGAATGCGTGGGCGGCGAAGGGGCACGCCAAACCCGTCCTCTCCTTTGCTGCCTCGTCGGCGCTCGCGCGGCAGGTCATGGCGGGTGCCCCCGCCGACCTCTTCCTCTCGGCCGACGAGGAGTGGATGGACGCGGTCGCAAAGGCCGGCCTTCTTCGCGCGGGCACCCGCACGACCCTGCTCGGCAACCGCCTCGTGCTGATCGCCCCCGCATCGAGCAAGGTCCGCCTGACCCCGGCGCGCGGTTTCGCACTCGCCAAGGCGCTCGGCACCGGCCGGCTCGCGCTCGCCGATCCCGACGCGGTGCCCGCGGGCAAATATGCCAAGGCCGCGCTGACGCATCTCGGCGTCTGGGCCGGCGTCGCGGCCAAGGTCGCCCCCGCCGAGAATGTCCGCGCGGCGATGGCGCTCGTCGAACGCGGCGCCGCGCCGCTCGGCATCGTCTACGCGACCGACGCGCGCGCGTCGAAAGCCGTGCGCGTCGTTGGCACCTTCCCCGCATCGAGCCACCCGCCGATCCGCTACCCCGTCGCGCTGCTGAAAGCGTCGCGGAGCAGGGACGCCGCGGGCTTCCGCGCTTTCCTCCTTTCGAAACAAGGCCGCGCCATCTTCGCGCGCCACGGCTTCTCGGCGCCTTAGGGTCAGGTCCGGCTTGTGACGCGGTCGAGGTTTGAAGCGATTTTGTTCAGGGCAAGGAAGCGAGGCGAAGGCATATGAATATATTCCAAGACTCGCTGACGCAGCCATGGACAAAATCGATCAAATCCCGGAGGGACGCCGAAATGGCTTCGATCTCTGGCCCGCGCGGCCTGGCAGATGGAGCCACCATCCGCGGCGGCCGCTCGATCCTGATATCTTCGCCATTTCGACGCCTCGACCGCGTCACAAGCCGGACCTGACCCTCTATGCTCTCACCCGAGGAATGGGGGATCGTCGCGCTGTCGCTGAAGGTCGGCGGCGTCGCGGTGCTTGCCACGCTTCCTATTGCCTTTGCGCTCGCGTGGATTCTCGCGCGCCATCGCTTCCCCGGCCGCGTCGTCCTCGACGCGCTCGTCCATTTGCCGCTCGTCCTGCCGCCCGTCGTCACCGGCTGGCTGCTGCTCATCGCCTTCGGCCCGTTCGGCCCCATTGGCCGCTGGCTCGAAAGCTGGTTCGGGGTGAGTTTGATGTTCCGATGGACCGGCGCCGCGCTCGCCGCGGCGATCATGGCGCTGCCGCTGATGGTGCGCGCCATGCGGCTGTCGATCGAGGGGGTCGACCGGCGGCTCGAGGGCGCGGCGCGCACGCTCGGCGCGAGCCCCTGGCACAGTTTCTGGACGATCAGCCTGCCGCTCGCGCTTCCCGGCATCCTCGCCGCGCTCGTGCTCGGCTTCGCGCGCTCGATCGGCGAGTTCGGCGCGACGATCACCTTCGTCTCGAACATCCCGGGCGAAACACGCACCTTGCCGCTCGCCATCTATTCGGCGCTGCAGGTGCCGGGCGGCGAGGCGATGGTGACGCGCCTGGCGCTCCTCTCGGTCGCGCTCTCGCTCGGTGCGCTGATACTGTCCGAATGGCTCGTGCGCCGCACCCACGGCGAAAGGCAGCGTCATGGCGATTGATATCGACGTCGCCAGGCGCCTCGGCGACCGCAGCATCGCAGCGCGCTTCACCGCGGGTCCCGGCCTGACCGCCCTGTTCGGCCCATCGGGTGCGGGCAAGACGAGCGTGCTCAACATGGTCGCGGGACTGCTGAGGCCCGACCGGGGGCATATCCGTATCGGCGACCGTACGCTGTTCGATGGCGCCACCGACCTGCCGCCCGAGGCGCGCCGCGTCGGTTATGTCTTTCAGGACGGGCGGCTCTTCCCGCACCGCCGCGTCCGCGCAAACCTCACCTACGGCCATGACATTGTACCAGCCGCGAACCGTTGGATGACTCTCGACGAGGCGGTGCAATTCCTCGGCATCGGGCACCTCCTCGATCGCTGGCCGCACAGCCTGTCGGGGGGCGAGGCGCAGCGCGTCGCGATCGGCCGCGCTTTGCTGGCAGGACCCGAAATCCTGCTGATGGACGAACCCCTGTCGTCGCTCGACACCGCGCGGCGCGGCGATATCATGGTGGTGATCGAGCGGATTCGCGACGAACTCAAACTGCCGATCCTCTATGTCAGCCACGACCGTGCCGAGATCGACCGGCTCGCGACCTCGGTCGTGGAGATTGGCGAATAAAGTTTCACATGAAACCACTTTGATGATAGAAGCCTGTTCATGGAAAGCCAATTTACCCATGTCCATGACACGCCGCCGCCGGGTGCCGCGGCCGACTGGACGATTCCGCAGAATTGGGACGCCTTCACCGCCGACGAGCATGCGATGTGGGACCGCCTCTTCGCGCGCCAGTCGGACATGCTCCCCGGCCGCGCCGCCGACGCCTTTCTGCGCGGGATCGACGTGCTGCGCCTCGAAAAGCCCGGCATCCCCGATTATCGCGAGCTCAACGCGCGGCTGATGGCCGCGACGGGGTGGCAGGTGATCGCGGTGCCGGGGCTCGTTCCCGACGAGGTGTTTTTCGATCATCTCGCGAATCGGCGCTTTCCTGCGGGCAATTTCATCCGCACCCCCGAACAGCTCGATTATCTGCAGGAACCCGACGTCTTTCACGACGTCTTCGGCCATGTCCCGATGCTCGCCGACCCGGTGTTCGCCGACTATATGGTCGCGTACGGCGAAGGCGGGCTGCGCAGCCTGAAGTTCGACGCGCTCAAACAGCTCGCGCGGCTCTATTGGTACACTGTCGAATTCGGCCTGATCCGCGAGGCCGGCGGCCTGCGCATCTATGGTGCTGGGATCGTCTCCTCCTTTGCCGAAAGCGTCTTCGCGCTCGATTCGGACAGCCCGAACCGCATCGGCTTCGACCTCGCGCGCGTGATGCGTACCGATTACCGGATCGACGATTTCCAGCAGAATTATTTCGTCATCGACAGCCTTGATCAGCTGCTCGACACGACGGTGAACACCGATTTTGCGCCGCTCTATGTCAAAAATGCCGCGCTGCCGCCGATTCCGATCGCCGATATATTGCCCGAGGATCAGGTGATCACGCGCGGCACGCAGGATTATGCGGCGGCGAAAGCCTGACCTCCTTCCCGCTTGCCGGGAGGGCTGCCAACACGGTCACCAGCTGCCGAAGCTTGCATCCGACGGGCTCGCGCGGTGGAACGCGCGTTCCTTGCGGCGCCAGCCGTAGCGGCGGCGTTTTACCAGCAACAGGCACGGCCATTCGGCGCTGCCACCGCGCGCGGCGAGGCGAAAGCCCTGCGCGCGGTAGGCGGCGAGCACGGGCTCCATCTGGCGCGCGATCAGCCCGGCGAGGATCGCGTGGCCGCCCGGTGCGGTCGCGGCGGCGATATCGGGGGCGAGGGTGATCAGCGGTCCGGCAAGGATATTCGCTATGACCAGGTCATAGGGGGCGCGGTGCTTGATCGACGGGTGATTGGTTCCCGGTGCCACCGCGAGCGCGAGCCGCCCGCCGCCACGCCCCAATGGCACGCCGTTAATCTCCGCATTGTCGCGCGTCACGAAAATGCTCGCGGGATCGATGTCCGACGCGATCGTCTTCGCGCGCGGCCACAGCGCCATCGCGGCGAAGGCGAGCAATCCGGTGCCGGTGCCAATGTCGGCGATATTGCGCGGGCTCGCCCCTTGCCGTGCAAGCTGGTCGAGCATCGACAGGCAGCCCGCGGTCGTGTCGTGCCCGCCGGTGCCGAACGCCTGGCTCGCGTCGATCAGGAAGGGGGTGCTGCCCGCGGGCACGCGGTCGGCATAGCTGCTCGTGTGGACGAAAAAGCGCCCCGCCTGCACGGGCTCCAGCCCCTGCTGGCTCAGCGTTACCCAATCCTCTTCGGGCAGTTCCGCGACGACGGGCTTCTTGCCTTTCGCGCTCGGCACGAACGACTGCAGCAGTTTGAGCAGCGCTGTCCCGGGCTTGTCGTCCATATAGGCATCGAGCTGCCACAGCCCGGCATCCTCGTCGATCTCGCGCGTCACGACAACCGGCGCCTCGGGCGAGGCGTCGAGTTCGGGAATTTCGCCCGACAGCGCTTCGGCTTCGTCGCGGGTGCAGGGGAGGGAGACGATCCAGCTCATTTAGCGCACATAGCTTGCGCCGTTGACGTCGAGCACCGCACCAGTCATCGACGCGGGGGCATCGAGCGCGCACCAGCGCGCCATTTCGCCGACTTCGTCGGGCATTGCGACGCGGCCCAGCGGAATGTCGGCGAGCAATTTATCGTCGCGGCGGCTCGACAGATATTCCTCGGCCATGCCCGTCATCGTGAAACCGGGGCAGATCGCAAAGGCAAGGATGCCGTCCTTCGCATAGGCGCGTGCGATCGTTTTGGTCATCGCGACCATGCCCGATTTCGACGCCGCATAATGCCAGTGCGCGGGACTGTCGCCGCGATAGGCGGCGCGGCTTGCGATATTGACGATGCGGCCGGGAGCGCCGCGTTCGTGCCAGTGCAGCACCGCGTGGCGGCAGAGTTGCGCGCTCGCGGTCAGATTGACCTGCATCGTGCGGTTCCAGCTGGCGAGCCAGTCGGCGTTGGGGTCGCCCAGCGGGTTTGCCTCGAACACGCCGGCATTGTTGACGAGCACGTCGATGCGGCCGTCGAGCCTATCGAGGCTTGCCTGCCACAGCCGGTCGGGCGTCGCGGGATCGGACAGGTCGCCGTCGGCGCTCGACAGCGCGACAACCTGGGTCGCACCGGCGGTGAGGGCCTCGGCGATCGCGGCGCCGATGCCGCGGCTCGCCCCGGTGATCAGGATATGCGTGCTCATGCCTCCGCCTTAGAGGCATGGATTACGCTACGCTAGACTGTTCCCCGGCGAAAGCCGGGGTCCATCGCGGGAGGAGCTGGGCCCCGGCTTTCGCCGGGGAACATCCAGTTCAGGCCACCCGGCGGCTGAATTCGCTCGCGGCCTGTTCCAGCTGCTGCAACCGGCCGCCCATCTTGCCGAATTCCTGGCTCAGCACGCTGATCTCGTTTGCGACCATGCCCGAATCGTTGCGGATGCTCGCGATCGTCGACGACATGCTGTCGGCGGCGAGTGCGGTTTCGTCGACCGCCGCGGTGATCGAGGTCACCGTCTGCGCCTGCGCGTCCATCGCGTCGCGGATGCGCTGCGCCGAGGTCTGCACCTCGACGATCGTCGCCTGGATCGACTCGTTGGCGCTCACCGACCCGCGCGTCGCCTGCTGGATCGCGGTGATCTTGCCCGCGATATCGTCGGTCGCGCGCGCGGTTTCGTTGGCGAGGCTCTTCACCTCCTGCGCGACGACGGCAAAGCCGCGCCCCGATTCGCCCGCACGCGCCGCTTCGATCGTGGCGTTGAGGGCGAGGAGGTTGGTCTGGCCCGCGATCTCGCGGATCAGGCCCAAAATGGACTCGATCGATTCGGCATGGTGCGACAGCGTCGCCGACATCGCGACGGCTTCGCCCGCCTGTTCCGATGCGCGCGTCGCGACGCTGGCCGAGGCTTCGACTTCGCTGCGCGCATCCTCGATTGCGCGGATCAGGCCCGCGGCGGTCGATGCGGCTTCGCGCATCGCCATCGCCGATTGTTCGGAGGCGGCGGCGACTTCGCTGGTCTTGGCGATCATGCCCTTCGCCGCCTGGTCGGCCGAGGCCGCCTGCTTGGCGAGCTGTTCGCGCACCCCATCGGTGTCCTGCACCAGCGACGCGATCGAGCGGTCGAAATCGCCCGCGAGCGCCTGCCGCTCGCTCGAAAAGACCGCGCGGTCGAGTTTGTTCGCGTAGCGCTGCATGATGTCGAATTCGAGCAGCGCGAGGCGGTTCACCGCGCTCGTCAGCCGCGCCAGCCGTTCGGCGTCGCCGAAACAGGCCTCGACGACATATTCG
Protein-coding sequences here:
- a CDS encoding PepSY-associated TM helix domain-containing protein, with translation MADSNRVPLYRTIWRWHFYAGLFVIPFILLLSATGAAYLFKPELDRWEERGWRGLPAAGAVDADAQVAAALAANPGASFHYYRIPEVTGDAAIVHIGLPGGAMRDIAVSPQGKVIGAADPEQRISAWLSRIHGTLLIGRIGRLLVELAASWAIVMILTGLYLWWPRGRGAAGVLWPRISLGGQAALRDLHAVTGFWVSGLALILLFTALPWTEVWASGFRTLRAEMGWVSGVQDWKGGADPHAAHDHHAIAKSAPAGPPPQARLEYIVLRARSEHMPAPAIIQPPGAPNAFGPPNGNVWTLTTLTQNRPQVRKVSYDPETSLEVSRSGFAEKHAIDRAVGYGIAWHEGQLFGLANQLIGVATALALFTLAISGFLMWRRRKPEDALGAPPQPRDPAKLRAVAALILILAALLPMLAASLILLWIVERLILPRLPRIAGWLGVAAKAPARL
- the phhA gene encoding phenylalanine 4-monooxygenase, whose translation is MESQFTHVHDTPPPGAAADWTIPQNWDAFTADEHAMWDRLFARQSDMLPGRAADAFLRGIDVLRLEKPGIPDYRELNARLMAATGWQVIAVPGLVPDEVFFDHLANRRFPAGNFIRTPEQLDYLQEPDVFHDVFGHVPMLADPVFADYMVAYGEGGLRSLKFDALKQLARLYWYTVEFGLIREAGGLRIYGAGIVSSFAESVFALDSDSPNRIGFDLARVMRTDYRIDDFQQNYFVIDSLDQLLDTTVNTDFAPLYVKNAALPPIPIADILPEDQVITRGTQDYAAAKA
- the modA gene encoding molybdate ABC transporter substrate-binding protein, which translates into the protein MTRALHLLIAFIALLLAPTAFAQERGPVVLAAASLQESLTEAANAWAAKGHAKPVLSFAASSALARQVMAGAPADLFLSADEEWMDAVAKAGLLRAGTRTTLLGNRLVLIAPASSKVRLTPARGFALAKALGTGRLALADPDAVPAGKYAKAALTHLGVWAGVAAKVAPAENVRAAMALVERGAAPLGIVYATDARASKAVRVVGTFPASSHPPIRYPVALLKASRSRDAAGFRAFLLSKQGRAIFARHGFSAP
- a CDS encoding SDR family NAD(P)-dependent oxidoreductase; translation: MSTHILITGASRGIGAAIAEALTAGATQVVALSSADGDLSDPATPDRLWQASLDRLDGRIDVLVNNAGVFEANPLGDPNADWLASWNRTMQVNLTASAQLCRHAVLHWHERGAPGRIVNIASRAAYRGDSPAHWHYAASKSGMVAMTKTIARAYAKDGILAFAICPGFTMTGMAEEYLSSRRDDKLLADIPLGRVAMPDEVGEMARWCALDAPASMTGAVLDVNGASYVR
- a CDS encoding TonB-dependent receptor family protein: MKTRIHGVAPLLALATCLVAAPAHAESADSTIIVTAPTATDAAEARAAQTPGGTDVVSYDDYADKSVVSLRDTLAFSPGVYLQPRYGQEVRLSVRGSGLSRGFHMRGLTLLQDGVPINLADDNGDFQELEPIFFDHLEVYRGANALRFGSGTLGGAINGVTPTGRTAQGIYLRGDVGSFDSARGLISAGVASDRVDAWGAISADTSDGDRDHAKRRSQRFQGNVGMRFSDVVNTRFYASVNHIRQEIPGALTMAEALSTPRKANAGAVAGDQARDIDSLRLQNRTSFDWGAFTLDVGGFVNAKSLHHPIFQLIDQKSVDVGGFFRADYATGPVEVTLGGEIRRGSTDARQFVNTGGRRGALTFDADQKAQTATLYGEIRVRPVEALTLIAGGVYADGWRKRTVNFSSTPANDGRIDFDAFSPKFGLLFEPAADIQFFANYSRSAEFPGFGEVFQTIGTPPTSTVVSDIRPQRAWTAEVGTRGKLGFARWDIAVYRSTLKGELLQFTTNANIPAATFNADRTLHQGVEAGLDLAPADWLRLRQVYTYNDFRFRGDAQFGDNRLPVVPKHAYRAELRIGSDALHIAPNLEWVPDGPFADYRNQVRTPGYALIGVNGGATIADGIDAFVDVRNITGKKAIGDISAAITVTPTSAIYYPVERRAVSAGIRARL
- a CDS encoding methyl-accepting chemotaxis protein — its product is MVKENPIHKQQIDPVPMADRFSFYDLDGRLVANAAEIHSIIAGREEAIAKAYWDAFNTLPSVDRRVEGELFESYVRGSARHTVAKYADAAGQEVATIACQNAHMARRVKLPLASVMSCIAESQRLTIEYVVEACFGDAERLARLTSAVNRLALLEFDIMQRYANKLDRAVFSSERQALAGDFDRSIASLVQDTDGVREQLAKQAASADQAAKGMIAKTSEVAAASEQSAMAMREAASTAAGLIRAIEDARSEVEASASVATRASEQAGEAVAMSATLSHHAESIESILGLIREIAGQTNLLALNATIEAARAGESGRGFAVVAQEVKSLANETARATDDIAGKITAIQQATRGSVSANESIQATIVEVQTSAQRIRDAMDAQAQTVTSITAAVDETALAADSMSSTIASIRNDSGMVANEISVLSQEFGKMGGRLQQLEQAASEFSRRVA
- a CDS encoding 50S ribosomal protein L11 methyltransferase, which translates into the protein MSWIVSLPCTRDEAEALSGEIPELDASPEAPVVVTREIDEDAGLWQLDAYMDDKPGTALLKLLQSFVPSAKGKKPVVAELPEEDWVTLSQQGLEPVQAGRFFVHTSSYADRVPAGSTPFLIDASQAFGTGGHDTTAGCLSMLDQLARQGASPRNIADIGTGTGLLAFAAMALWPRAKTIASDIDPASIFVTRDNAEINGVPLGRGGGRLALAVAPGTNHPSIKHRAPYDLVIANILAGPLITLAPDIAAATAPGGHAILAGLIARQMEPVLAAYRAQGFRLAARGGSAEWPCLLLVKRRRYGWRRKERAFHRASPSDASFGSW
- the modB gene encoding molybdate ABC transporter permease subunit; this translates as MLSPEEWGIVALSLKVGGVAVLATLPIAFALAWILARHRFPGRVVLDALVHLPLVLPPVVTGWLLLIAFGPFGPIGRWLESWFGVSLMFRWTGAALAAAIMALPLMVRAMRLSIEGVDRRLEGAARTLGASPWHSFWTISLPLALPGILAALVLGFARSIGEFGATITFVSNIPGETRTLPLAIYSALQVPGGEAMVTRLALLSVALSLGALILSEWLVRRTHGERQRHGD
- a CDS encoding molybdenum ABC transporter ATP-binding protein; translation: MAIDIDVARRLGDRSIAARFTAGPGLTALFGPSGAGKTSVLNMVAGLLRPDRGHIRIGDRTLFDGATDLPPEARRVGYVFQDGRLFPHRRVRANLTYGHDIVPAANRWMTLDEAVQFLGIGHLLDRWPHSLSGGEAQRVAIGRALLAGPEILLMDEPLSSLDTARRGDIMVVIERIRDELKLPILYVSHDRAEIDRLATSVVEIGE